In a single window of the Campylobacter iguaniorum genome:
- a CDS encoding proline--tRNA ligase, translating into MKFSKLYAPTTKEAPKDATLPSHQFLVRAGFVAQIGSGLYNFLPLGKRVLRKVEQVVREEMDKSGANEVGLSFVTPSDLWKQSRRYYKFGKELLRIKDRKDNEFLLAPTHEESIVDVVRDKVTSYKQLPLHLYQIGLKFRDEARPRFGLLRCREFIMKDGYSFHANPEDMKREFGVMEETYSRIFSRLGLNFRAVEADSGAIGGSGSKEFMVLASNGEDDILISDASNYAANVEAAKRAKRTCQSERPEANGMQKFYTPECSTIAKVAEFFKVDPFYTIKAVIKKAIYEDSSKVVVFFVRGDDELQETKACNACAALELEDANENDIKEAGLVAGFCGPVSLPEGVEFYIDLELEDEKEMICGANEKDYHAIGVNIINFNKDRFKDLVTVKAGDKALDGGTLSLTKGIEVGHIFQLGQRYSEAMNATFLDENGKAKPFYMGCYGIGVSRLVAVMIEASHDEKGCIWKKECAPFMVHIIISNIKDEEQMNFALNLEKELESLGVEVLCDDRNERFGVKMADFELIGVPFGVVVGKGLAEGEVELVKRAGLEKTKVSKNEIMSRLKELL; encoded by the coding sequence GTGAAATTTTCAAAATTATACGCACCTACAACAAAAGAAGCTCCAAAAGATGCAACGCTTCCTAGCCACCAGTTTTTGGTGCGCGCTGGATTTGTAGCTCAGATCGGAAGTGGATTGTACAACTTCTTGCCACTTGGAAAAAGAGTTTTACGAAAAGTAGAGCAAGTAGTCAGAGAAGAGATGGATAAATCAGGAGCAAACGAAGTGGGGCTTAGCTTTGTAACTCCAAGTGATCTTTGGAAACAAAGTCGTAGATACTATAAATTTGGCAAAGAGCTTTTACGCATAAAAGATAGAAAAGATAATGAGTTTTTACTAGCTCCAACCCACGAAGAATCCATAGTAGATGTAGTGCGTGATAAGGTCACAAGCTACAAGCAACTCCCACTTCATTTGTACCAAATCGGACTTAAATTTAGAGATGAGGCAAGACCAAGATTTGGGCTTTTGAGATGTAGAGAGTTTATCATGAAAGACGGATATAGCTTCCACGCAAACCCTGAAGATATGAAGCGTGAATTTGGAGTTATGGAAGAGACTTATAGCAGGATTTTCAGTCGTTTGGGGCTAAATTTCAGAGCAGTTGAGGCTGATAGTGGGGCGATTGGCGGAAGTGGTAGTAAGGAGTTTATGGTCTTAGCTAGTAACGGCGAAGATGACATACTTATCAGTGACGCTTCAAACTACGCTGCAAATGTAGAAGCTGCCAAAAGAGCCAAAAGAACTTGCCAAAGCGAACGCCCTGAGGCTAATGGAATGCAAAAATTCTATACGCCAGAATGCTCAACAATAGCTAAAGTAGCTGAGTTTTTCAAAGTAGATCCATTTTATACTATAAAAGCCGTTATCAAAAAGGCTATTTATGAAGATAGCTCAAAAGTAGTTGTGTTTTTCGTGCGTGGCGATGATGAGCTTCAAGAGACAAAGGCTTGCAATGCTTGTGCGGCTTTGGAGCTTGAAGATGCAAACGAAAATGATATAAAAGAAGCTGGTCTTGTGGCTGGATTTTGTGGTCCTGTGAGCTTGCCAGAGGGCGTTGAGTTTTACATAGATCTTGAGCTTGAAGATGAAAAAGAGATGATTTGTGGTGCAAATGAGAAAGACTATCACGCAATTGGCGTAAATATTATAAATTTCAACAAAGATCGTTTCAAAGATTTAGTCACTGTAAAGGCTGGAGACAAGGCACTTGATGGCGGAACTTTGTCTTTGACAAAAGGCATTGAAGTAGGGCATATTTTTCAGCTTGGTCAGAGATATTCAGAAGCGATGAACGCGACATTTTTAGATGAAAATGGCAAGGCAAAACCATTTTATATGGGTTGTTATGGTATCGGAGTGAGCCGCCTTGTGGCTGTGATGATAGAAGCAAGCCACGATGAAAAAGGTTGCATCTGGAAAAAAGAGTGCGCTCCATTTATGGTTCATATCATCATCTCAAATATCAAAGACGAGGAGCAAATGAACTTTGCTCTAAATTTAGAAAAAGAGCTTGAAAGTCTTGGCGTAGAAGTCTTGTGCGATGATAGAAATGAGAGATTTGGCGTGAAAATGGCTGATTTCGAGCTTATTGGTGTGCCTTTTGGTGTGGTTGTCGGAAAGGGCTTAGCTGAGGGCGAGGTCGAGCTGGTAAAACGTGCCGGGCTTGAAAAAACAAAAGTTTCCAAAAATGAGATTATGAGTAGATTAAAAGAGTTATTATGA